The nucleotide window TTTGTATCGATTTCTCTAATTTTATAAATTATGAACAATTTGAAGACTGTTTTCGGAGTTGTAGTTTTACTAAGTGTGATTATGTTTACCTCTTGTAGGTCGAGTAAGGATATTGAGTATTTTCAGAATACAAAGGATATCTCAGATGATATGTATCGGTATGATATGTCAAATTATGAGATAAAGATTATGCCTAATGATAATCTATTGATTACGGTATTGACGGATAAGCCTGCCGTTGCAGAGCAATTTAATGTTGTAGATCTTTCGAGGGGTGCTTCAAATTCATTAGAATGGCAAGGTTATTTGGTTGACCAAAATGGAGATATAAACTTTCCCGTTATAGGTAAAGTGCATTTGGGTGGTTTGACAAAAATACAAGCGGTATCTCTTCTTCAGAAGAAAATAGGAGAGTTTATTGATGAGCCTTTAGTGAATATTCGCTTTATGAATTATAAAGTAACGGTGCTTGGTGAGGTAAATAGACCAGGTGTTTTCACGATTAATAGCGAGAAATTGTCGTTGCCAGAAGCTTTAGCATTAGCTGGAGATATGACTATTTATGGACAGCGTGAAAATGTGGAGATATGTAGAGTCGAAAATGGAGAAAAGAAGTTCTATTATGTGGATATGACATCTCCAGAGGTGTTTTTCTCAGAAGCTTATTATCTTCAACAAAATGATATTGTATACATAAGACCTAATAAATCTAAATCTATGAGTTCTTCTTACAATCCTATGGTTGGAACTCTTATATCTGTTGCAACTTTATTGATTACTATAACGACATTGATTTTAAATCAAACAAAATAAACTTTAAGTCTAAACTAAATTTATATCTACATTATGGATAGTCTGAATAATAACAATGAAACAGTTCAAGAAGAAG belongs to Dysgonomonadaceae bacterium PH5-43 and includes:
- a CDS encoding polysaccharide export outer membrane protein (product_source=KO:K01991; cath_funfam=3.10.560.10,3.30.1950.10; cog=COG1596; ko=KO:K01991; pfam=PF02563,PF10531; transmembrane_helix_parts=Outside_1_233,TMhelix_234_256,Inside_257_260); translated protein: MNNLKTVFGVVVLLSVIMFTSCRSSKDIEYFQNTKDISDDMYRYDMSNYEIKIMPNDNLLITVLTDKPAVAEQFNVVDLSRGASNSLEWQGYLVDQNGDINFPVIGKVHLGGLTKIQAVSLLQKKIGEFIDEPLVNIRFMNYKVTVLGEVNRPGVFTINSEKLSLPEALALAGDMTIYGQRENVEICRVENGEKKFYYVDMTSPEVFFSEAYYLQQNDIVYIRPNKSKSMSSSYNPMVGTLISVATLLITITTLILNQTK